CTAGGCAAAGGTCAGCTAGATAACTTTATAAACCCTAAACGCCCATACCCAGTTATTGCTACCACCTCTGAGCTTATGACCACAGGGGTAGACGCTAAAACCTGTAAGCTAGTGGTGCTCGATCAGAACATTCAATCAATGACCAAGTTTAAACAAATTATTGGTCGTGGTACCCGTATTGACGACCGTTACGGTAAGCTGTGGTTTACTATCCTCGACTTTAAAAAAGCCACCGAGTTGTTTGCCGATGAACGCTTTGATGGCACACCAGAAAAAATAATAAAAGTAACGCCCACCGACATTGAAGACGAAGACGTTGATATTGAATCACAAGACGATACAACTGCCGAAGAGCAGCCTGATAGTGTATTCGATGATCAATCAACCGCTGACGATACAACAGATACCATAAATAACCCTAAAGGCGATGGGACCTTTTCTGATGGAGAGTATGGCGAATGGGACGATGAAACCAATAAAATGGTTAAGTACCGCGTATCAGGTGTTACCGTTAATAAAGTCGCAGAGCGAGTACAGTATTACGATACCGACGGTAAACTCGTTACCGAATCATTTATAGATTACACCCGTAAAACCATGAGCAAACAGTTCAGCTCACTCGACGACTTTGTAAAGCGTTGGAACGAGTCAGATCGCAAACAAGCCGTAATAGACGAACTTTCCGAAGAAGGTATTATTTGGTCAGCACTTGAGGAAGAAGTAGGCAAAGATATGGACCCATTCGATATGATCTGCCATGTAGTTTACGACCAACCACCTCTTACTCGTAAAGAGCGCGCAGATAACGTACAAAAGCGTAACTATTTCACTAAATATTCGGGTACCGCACACACCGTACTAGAGAACCTTCTGTTAAAATACGCAGATGTAGGCGTACAAGAAATAGAATCTATGCAAGCACTTAAAGTGGCGCCATTTAACCAAATTGGCAGCCTAAGTGAAATAGTAAAAAAAGGCTTTGGTGGCAAACCACAATACGAGCAAGCGCTTAAAGAGCTCGAAGCCGAAATTTACCAAATGCCAACGCCTAAAACAGCTTAATTATATGCTTGCTGTCGCTATGTATTAGCGACAGCAAAGCATTAAACCAATCAGAATAAACAGCTTTCATATTTGCCTTTAGTCGCTGTTTATAAAAATAATCAAACAAGAGAATACTATGTCTATCAGTTCAGCTATTAAATCTATTCAAGATATTATGCGTAAAGACGCCGGTGTCGATGGCGACGCACAACGCCTTGGTCAAATGTCGTGGTTACTATTTTTAAAAGTATTTGACGCACAAGAAGAAGAGCTAGAACTAGAATTAGACGACTACCGCGAGCCAATTCCAGAGCAATTTTTATGGCGCAATTGGGCGGCCGATAACGAAGGCATAACGGGCGATGAGCTTTTAGAGTTTGTAAACGATAAGCTGTTTATTGAACTTAAAAACCTAACCGCACCTATAGATAAAAATCCACGCGGCTATGTAGTAAAAGAGGCATTCTCTGATGCCTTTAATTACATGAAAAACGGCACGCTACTGCGCCAGGTTATTAATAAGCTAAACGAAATAGACTTTACCGACTCAAAAGAGCGCCACTTATTTGGCGACCTGTACGAGCAAATACTAAAAGACTTACAAAGCGCAGGTAACGCGGGCGAATTTTATACCCCGCGCGCAATCACTAAATTTATAGTGGCAGTAACCGACCCAAAACTAGGCGAGTCAATCATGGACCCTGCGTGTGGTACCGGTGGCTTTTTAGCGTGTGCATTCGACCATGTAAAAGCAAACTATGTTAAATCGGGCGACGACCACCAAATATTGCAAAAGCAAATACACGGCGTAGAAAAAAAACAACTTCCGCACTTACTGTGTACTACCAACATGATGCTTCACGGCATTGAGGTACCGGTACAAGTTAAACACGGCAATACATTAAATAAACCGCTTTCAAGCTGGGACGACCAAGTAGATGTAATCATCACCAACCCTCCGTTTGGCGGCACCGAAGAAGACGGCATAGAAAAAAACTTTCCAAGCGACATGCAAACCCGCGAAACAGCCGACTTGTTCTTACAGCTCATTATTGAAGTGCTTAATGAGCCTTCAGCCGGTAAAGAAGGTGGTCGCGCGGCGGTTGTATTGCCAGATGGCACCCTATTTGGTGAAGGCGTTAAAACCAAAATTAAAAAGCTGTTAGTTGAGGAATGTAACTTACACACCATAGTACGCTTACCTAATGGCGTATTTGCCCCGTACACAAGTATTAAAACTAACATATTGTTTTTTACTAAAGGCACGCCAACCAAAGACGTGTGGTTTTACGAGCACCCATACCCAGCTGGGGTTAAAAATTACAACAAAACCAAACCTATGAAGTTTGAAGAGTTTAAAACCGAACTTGAATGGTGGGGCAGCGAGGCAGACGGTTTTGCCAGCCGTACTGAGACAGAGCAAGCGTGGAAAGTATCAATCGACGATATCATTGCCCGTAACTACAACCTCGACATTAAAAACCCGCATGTAGGTGAGGTAATCAGCCACGATCCGCAAGAGCTATTAGCCGATTACTCAAAGCAGCAAGCAGACATACAAGCATTACGCGATCAGCTTAAAGGCATATTGTCAGCAGCCCTTTCAAAAGATACTGAGGGCAAGTAATGGCTGAGTCAAAAATACCAAACCAAAACGCAGAGCAGCTAATCACCGAGCATCTTGATATTTGGACCACTGCCATAGAGCAAAAGTCGTCATCAGGGCGCGGCTCATCTAAAAAGTTTTCACTTCATGGCATTAAAAAACTCCGCGAACTTATTTTAGAGCTCGCAGTGCGTGGCAAATTAGTGCCACAAGACCCAAACGACGAACCCGCCGCCAAACTTTTAGAGCGTATAGCAGCTGAAAAAGCGCAATTGGTAAAAGATAAAAAAATTAAAAAGCCAAAAGCACTACCGGAAATCAGTGAGGAAGAAAAGCCGTTTGAATTGCCACAAGGGTGGGAGTTTTCTAGATTAGGAGTCACTCTTACCAAAATTACTGATGGTACTCATCATTCACCACCTAATAGTGATACAGGTGATTACCTCTATATTTCTGCTAAAAATATTAAGAATAATGGTGTTCAACTTAGTAATGCGTCTTATATTACTAAGGAGCATCATGATGAGATATATGCACGCTGTGATCCGGAATTTGGTGACCTTTTATATATCAAGGATGGTGCAACTACTGGAATAGTAACAATTAACCAGCTTGAAAAACCATTTTCAATGCTTTCAAGTGTTGCACTTTTAAAATGTTCAAATTATATCTTGAATAAGTATTTATTAATTGCACTTCGCTCTCCATTTTTCTATCAAGAAATGAGAGCTGGTATGACAGGTGTTGCGATCACAAGGGTGACACTGAAAAAATTGGATAATGCATTTATCCCAATTCCGGCACTCGAAGAGCAACACCGTATCGTTGCTAAAGTCGATGAGTTAATGAGCTTGTGTGATGCGCTTGAGGCACAAACTGAAAATAGTATTTCGGCACATCAAACATTAGTTGAAGTACTGTTAGAGGCCTTGCTAAAAGCACCAGAGCAAACCGCAACACCCGAACAAACCACTGCGCAGTTTCAACAAAACTGGCAACGCTTAAGCGAGCACTTCGACACGCTATTCACCACCACAGCCAGCATCGACACGTTAAAGCAAACCATTTTACAACTAGCTGTAATGGGCAAACTCGTCCCACAAAACCCAAACGACGAACCCGCAGCCAAACTCCTAGAGCGCATAGCAGCAGAAAAAGCTCAACTGATTGAAGACAAAAAAATCAAAAAGCAAAAACCACTGCCAGAAATCACCGACGAAGAAAAACCGTTAGTGTTACCACAGAGTTGGTCGATATGTCGATTGGCAGAACTATTACCTCAGTTTCAAAATGGTGCTTCAAGTAGAGGTGACAAAAGTGGTCGTGAAATTATTGTATTAAGATTGGCAGATATTAAAAATTGGGAAGTTTGTCTAAAAGAAACTCGTTTGATTCAAATAGAAGAAAACTCAATCAATAGATACCAGCTTAATAAAGATGATATTTTGATCATTCGAGTAAATGGTAGTGCTGATATAGTGGGACGTTTGATCGCTTGTAGGGATGATTTTGATGCAATTTATTGTGATCACTTTATTAGAATGCGCTTTCCATTCAAAATTTTCACTACGGAATTTATTTCACTACTTGGGTCCACAGATCTAATTCGTAAAAGAATAGCTGAGTTATTTGTTAGCACCGCTGGTCAAAAAACGGTTAATCAAACTCATATAGGTTCATTAATAGTTACAGTTCCTCCTTTAGAAGAGCAGCAACGCATCGTGACTAAAGTCGATGAGCTAATCTCACTATGCGACCAACTCAAAGCTCGTTTGACTGACGCACAAACCACTAAGCTTCACTTAACCGACGCCATAGTCGAACAGGCGTTGTAACTATGGCAATTATTTTCGAACAGCCACAAACTATTGCGCAGTTGTTAGCGCAACAACTCACGATTCCTGAGTACCAAAGGCCCTACAAATGGCAGGCCAAGCACGTTAATCAGTTAATTGATGATATTTTTAATCACCGCACTAAGCCGTGTTATCGGCTCGGTACTGTTGTATTGCATCAAGATAAAGAATCAGTGAATGAGAATAAAAAACAGACACTGAACATCGTTGATGGCCAGCAGCGGCTGCTCACTTTAACGCTGCTTTGCACCATTCTTGATGGGGCTGAGAAAGCTATTTCATCCTCTTTGCTTGAACATAAGTTTGAATCATCAGTCAGTATCGACAACCTCAAAAATAATGCTCAGATCATTTCTGAACGAGCAGCAAGTTTGACTGCCCCCGAAAAGCAGGAATTGCTTAATTTTGTGCTTAACAAGTGCGAGCTTATTCAAGTTACGTTAGATGACTTGAGTGAAGCGTTTCAGTTTTTTGATTCTCAGAATGCCCGTGGTAAAGCCCTTGCGCCGCACGATTTGCTCAAAGCATATCACCTGCGTGAAATGATGGACGCCACGACACAAACAGAACGCTTGCACCATGTAAGCCTGTGGGAGCAAGGCGTTAACCCTGATGATGATTCAGCCAATTTGCACACCATCATGGGGGAGTTTTTGTTTCGTATGCGCCGATGGATTGACGGTGATTACGGCATTGCGTTTAGTCGTCATAACATTGATGTATTCAAGGGTATTAACTTGGATAACGCACAATATGCTTATGTGGATGCAATGCTGGCGCTCGATTACGCGATTGAAACCTTTAATGGCGATCCTATGCGAAAATGGGACAAGCAAACTAAGAGTTACCCTTTCCAAGTAGAACAGGTGATGATCAACGGTAAGCGCTTTTTTGAGTACATTCAGCATTATATGACCATTCACACAAGCTTGTTTGTTGGCAACGAGGCAAAGCTCTCTTTATTTGTTGATAAATACGCTAGGTACAGTGGCAGTCACCGTAAAGGGGATAGCTATGTGCGTAATTTATTTTTGTGTACCGTGATGTATTACTACGACAAATTTGGTGATGTGGAGTTAGAAAAAGCGGCGCAGATTTGTTATCGCTGGGCATATTATTTACGCCTTGAATTGCAACGTATTGGCATGGAATCAGTTGATAACCACGCTAAAAGCCGTAGTGGGTTATTTAGAGCAATTCGCAAAGCTGTTCACCCTCAACAGGTGTTGAACTTTCAGCCGCTTTACATAAAAGTGCCTAAGTTTAATAATGCTGAGGAAGTACAAGGGTTTATTGAAGCAATGAAATCGGGAAGTATCAATGAGTGATGTGAACCAAGTAGAACAGTTATCCGTTAGAGCGCTTTTTAATAAGAAAACTGAATATATTATCCCTATTTATCAGCGGAATTACGCTTGGGGTGCACCTGAGATTGAGCAGCTTATTCAAGATATTAGTGATGCCGCAGGGCTTATTACTCAGCCAGGTGAAACTGTTAGCGTAAAACAAGTAAAATATTACCTGGGTAGTCTTGTTGTGTATCAGCGCACAACTCATTCACAGCAATCAAATGTGGTGTACGAGACTATTGATGGGCAGCAAAGGCATACCACGCTCTCTATTTTATTGGCGTATCTAAAACATCGAAAAGTATTGGATGAGAGTGACCTAGCAGGGTTAGACATTAACCTAACTTTTGATAGTCGCCCAAAATCTTCCAGAGCGTTAGATGATATTTATAAAGGTAAGTCAAGTGGCGAGGCTGAAGAGCCTAACATTCATGCTGCGTTGAACATTATTCAGCGTTACTTCAAAACCAAAGGGCTAGATACAGAGGCTAAAATTAAGCAGTTTTGCGAATACCTGTTAGATAACGTCACTATATTGAAAGTCGTTGTGCCACCGCAAACCGATCTTAATCACTACTTTGAGATCATGAATAATCGTGGTGAGCAGCTAGAAAAACACGAAGTATTGAAAGCGAAATTCATGGCTACACTGAGCAATGATGAGGGAAGAAACTGTTTTTCGACCATTTGGGATGCTTGCTCAAATATGACGCGTTACACACAGATGGGTTTTCAATCTGATTTGCGTAAAGAAGTATTTGGTGACAATTGGCAAACAATGCCAAAAAGCTTTGATGTAATTCAAGCAAAGCATACGAGTAAACAGCAAAAACAAGATGCAATGACACTACGCGAAATTATCGACAACAAAACACCCAGTGAAAATACCGATGATGAAGAGCGCGAGAAAGAAGAGCGCTTTGGTACGGTTATCGACTTTTCAAACTTCTTACTCCATGTACTAAAGTTGATGCCTGAGATTAAGGGTGTATCGCTTGATGATAAAAAATTACTTAATGCGTTTATCAGTAAAGATAATGGCTTGAAGGTAGAAGCCAAAACCTTTGTATATGAGTTGCTTAAGTACCGAATTCTATTTGATAGCTACATCATCAAGCCTGACCAACACAATGAAAAGCGTAAGTGGAGCCTACAAACACTCATAGCTAATACGAGCGGTACTAGCACAAGTTCTAGCTATAATAACTCTTTTGGTAAAGACCAAGACACATTAAATGAAAAATTGCGCATGATATTAGCAATGTTCCATGTATCAAACCCAGCCTTAGTTTATAAGCGCTGGTTAAATGATGCGCTAAGTATTTTGAATAGGAATGTTACACAGGATGCGGATTTAAGCATTGATGGAGAGGTGTACTTAACTGAGCTTGAACGCTTAAGCGATCGCTATTTTGAAGAAATCACTGTCGGCCAATGTTTAACATTTAGTGATGAGAATCAAGGCGTATTACACCAAGGAACGGGAGTTCAAAACTTCGTGTTTAATCGGTTGGATTACCTTTTGTGGAAGCGTTTATCAGATGGTGAAACATTTGATGGTAAAGGTAAAAAAGAGCTTGGAAAGCACTTTGATGATTTTCAGTTTAATTTTAGAACTTCTGTTGAGCATTACTTCCCGCAAACTGATCCATCAGGTGCAAGCAAAATGGAGGATGTCGATCGCTTTGGAAATTTATGTTTAATTTCGCCAAGTAGTAACTCGAGGCTCAGCAATTACTCCCCGCAGGATAAAAAGTCCTTCTATCGTGAGAACAATCGTGCCGAGAGTTTAAAGCAAGCGATTATGATGAGTTACGATGACTGGGGCCCCGTGGGACTAGGTCGAACAAATTTAAAAAACCATGAATCGGCCATGTTAAAGGTTTTATCCGCAATAAAAATATGAGCTGCAGCGATAAGTCGAGTTACTTAATAACACGGCTGATAATTAATGGCCAATATTGGCTTAACAGTAAAGGTTACTGAATTTAAGCTTAAAGCTTGGTTGTATAACCTGCTTTTTTAGTTGTTTATCATTATTTTTTTGCTTATCACAGTTGATTTATATACTATCTCGCCACGACTAAAGTATTGCTTTATTTTAGTTGTGGATGGCGAAAGGGAACGTAAAGATTTTATGGATAAAAGCCGAGCAGTACTACCAGATCCCCACTGTTAATTTTATACCTCTTTATAATTTTTTTCCTCGCTATTAATGCGTGTTTTCTGCTTTGAGGTTTCAAAGTAGTTGTCTATTTAATTACGAGAGTACAAAAGATAAATCATATGGATATACTAGAAAGTTTACTACGCAGTTTTGATACAAATGTTGTTAGCGGTGCTGTATTAATTTTAATGTTTTTTGTTTTTGGTTCAGGTTTGTTTTACACCAAAAAGGCTAGGCAAGTTGAGTTTGTTCAGTTTGTTCCAACACTATTAACTACTATGGGTATATTTGGTACTTTTTTAGGTATAGTTCTTGGTTTATTAGAATTTAACCAAAATGATATAGAAGCCAGTATTCCGTTGTTGCTAGCGGGCTTAAAAACTGCATTTATTACAAGTTTAGCGGGTATATTTTTATCTTTAGTGTTTAAAACACTGTCTACGTTCTCATTTTTAAAACCTAAGCAACCAGAAGATAGCATTTCTCATGCAACACCTGAGGCGATATTAGGTGCTATGCAAGCGCAGGTTGCAGAAACAAAAGTTTTAAAAGAAGCGATTGTTGGTAATGAAGAGTCAACACTGTTTGGTCAATTAAAAATATTACGTGGTGATATAAATGACAATGCAAAAACATCGATAAATATTGCCCAAGAACAAGCTGTAAAACAACAAGAGAGCTTTGAGGCGTTTAGTGAAAAGCTATGGCTTAAACTACAAGACTTTGCAGATACTTTATCAAAGTCAGCTACAGAGCAAGTTATTGAAGCATTAAAGCAGGTGATTAGTGATTTTAATAACAACTTAACAGAGCAGTTTGGTGATAACTTTAAACAATTAAATGAAGCGGTAATTAAATTAGTTGAATGGCAAGAAAACTATAAAATTCAGCTTAAAGAAATGAGTGACCAATACGCTCATGGTGTTGCTTCTATTTCTGCTACTGAATCATCTGTTGCTCATATTAGTGAGCAAAGCCAAATAATTCCTCAATCAATGGGTGAACTAAAAGGTGTTATGGAAGTTAATCAGCATCAATTAGCTGAGCTTGAACGCCATCTAGAGGCCTTTAAAGATATGCGCGACAAAGCTGTTGAAGCCGTCCCGCAAATTCAAAAGCAAGTCGAAGCTACAGTAAACGATATATCGGCTGCTGTAACAACAGCGAGTGACCATTATAAAACCCTTCTTACACAATCAGACGATTACATAAAAACTCACGTTCAGACATCTAATGATTTATTAGACAAGTTTGCTCATGAAACAGAGAAAGGCATTAATAGTGTTGGTGAGCGTTTGATTGAAAGCTCAGACAAGATTGCTACAGAAGTAGATAATGCTGGCACTGATTTCATAAATCGTACAAGCAGAACAAATGAAAGTTTACAAGTTAGCTCTGATGCTTTATCAAAAAATAGTAAAGAGATACAGTATCACTTAGAGGGTACCGTTAGCGACCTAAACAATCATATGCGTGACATGATTGAAAAACTAGTAGATGACGCTAAAGATATTACTTCAACTATGAAGCAAGCTAATCAAAACCTTGTGACCGATACAGAGCAGGTGCGTGACACTGTGGTTAAGTCTGCAGAAAAACTTCAGCAACGCCTTAACGAAGTTATTGACGATGCAGCTACACAGCAAATTAATCAAGCTAAACGTACCTTTGACGCAATGGAAGATGAGGTTAAAAAGCAGGTTGGTATGACTGGGGAAGCTGTAGACTCGCAACTAAAACTTATTGATACTGCGATGCAGCAAGAAATAAACCGTGTAATGAACGAAATGGGTAAGGCACTTGCACAGGTAAGCGGTAAATTTGTTGATGATTATATTAAGCTAACTAAAGCGATGAATGAAGTTGTAAGTCAGCGAGTAATGTAATGGAAAAGATATTTGGCTCTCAAAACACCTCACAAGATAGTGGTGACCATTGGTTAACTGTATCAGATTTGATGGCTGGTCTAATGGTTGTATTCTTGTTTATAGCTATTGTTTTTATGATGATAACTCAAAAAGAAAACGACAAGATTAAAGATGTTGCTGTTGCTTACCAACAAAACCAAGTTGCTATATATGAAGCTCTAGAAAGCGAGTTTGAAAAAGACCTTGATAAGTGGGGAGCAACAATAGACAAAGAAACGTTAGCGTTTAACTTTCAATCTCCAGATGTGTTATTTGCTAATAATGAAACTAGATTAAGCGACGCATACAAAGAAATATTAAACGACTTTTTCCCCCGTTATATCAACGTGCTTGCCCCGTTTAGGGACTCTTTAGATGAAATTCGTATTGAGGGTCATACCTCAAGTGTTGGTTTAAGAGGCTCTACAGAGGCGCAAGCATACTTTTATAATATGCGATTATCTCAGGGGCGAACACGTTCTGTATTAGAGTATGGCTATGCACTTATGCCTAATGAGTCTGATTGGATTAAAGCTAATATTGCTGCAGTTGGTTTTTCATCTTCACGCTTGATTAAAGAGAATGGAGTGGAAGATGCTGCAAGGTCAAGGCGTGTATCCTTTAGGGCTATTACTAATGCTGATATTCAAATAAAACGGATACTGGAGGCGCAGTAATGAAGCTAACAGTTGATTTTAGTGCGTTACATAGAGCGGTAGCACCCTTAGGGCAAGTTGTTACAGACTTTTCTATTACCAGTGATGCTTCTGAACTTGAGAGCATTGGCAGTCATCTTAATCAAGGGATGATTTTAGGTAAAGATGTACAGTTAGATGAAATTGATGGGTCAAACGGTGTACTAAACTATGATGGTCATCAGGTTATGCTATATATACCAGATCAAGGAGATGACATTGAAGCAGTGTTGTCTAATGGTAAATTGGGACGACGTATCCATGTGGCAGAGTGTTCTACTCTTGAGTTGATGCGAGAAACAGGCCGGTTTAAACGCTATGATGTAATTAATCGCGTTGATGGTTTTTTTCCTGTATTTGGCTCTAGCTACAGAGGAGGGCCTAATACAGAGGGGGAGGCTGATTTAGGTGTATGCAAAAACTGCTTAAAAATTCTTAATTACAAGGGTTATTCTACTCAAAGTTCTCAAGTTAAAAACCAAGTATTTAATAGTTTTTCATTTGAACAATTTTTCGAAGTTTATAGCTCCTACTTTAAAAGTTTACCTGTTAACAGTAAAAAAAGCACAAGCGGTTATACGTCAGATTGGCCATCAATTTCGGCTAAGTTAAGAAGCGATTTAAATTACTCATGTGAGCAATGCGGCATTGATCTTAAATCTGAAAAAAGGCTCTTACATACTCATCATATCAATGGGAATAAAGCAGATAATGAACGAGATAATTTGAGAGTACTTTGTGCAGATTGCCATAAAAAGCAACCACATCATGACCATATATATGTAAGTAACTCAGATATTCTCAAAATTAACCAGCTTAGACGAGAACAACATAAGTTTGACGTGTTTAATTACGATAATCTGCGAGAGTGTGCAGATACAGCATTAGATGGCCTTTTACAAAAATGTGAGTCGACTAGATTACCAGGTGCTGAGCTAGGGATTGTTATTCAAGATAAAGAAACATTTGTTTCAATCGATCTTTGCTGGCCAAGGCGTAAAGTAGCGGTGCTTATTAATATGAGTAATTCTAATATATTAAGAAAACACGGCTGGACTGTATTTACTGCATTCGACGCCTTGAATAACTTTGAGAATTTTCAGCGCCAAATTAGATAAGAAATTTTAATTTTAAAGGATTAATTTATATGCACTCTAAAGCAAGCTTTGATGCTGAAACACTCAATAGAAAAAATTAAACGTGTTTTACAATGTTTATCAAGTCAGTATCAAACAAAAACTGACTACAGCAGCCAATCTATAACAGTAAAGATTAAGCTGTCTGAATATGGTTTTAGACAGAGTGGATGTAGAGCTCGATTTTTAAATCGAGCTCAAATTTAGACTTTTTTAAGTATTAATTTTCGATTCCTAAAAAGCAGTCTTTAGTTTCTCTTTGATAAGTTCAATGTGTTGTTAAGGCACTCGACAATTATCAAGAAGGGTTTGAGCTCGAGTTGGAGCCTCACAAGCCCTATTCAGTTGGTTAAAGGAGGCGAAGTAATTGAGTGTTCTGGTTTAATTCCTTTGGACACTTAATTTTAAGTAGTTAAAGTATTTATTAATAAGGGAAAAACATGGAGCAAGCATTACAGTTTAATAGGTTATACAAGGATATTTCAGAAAGTCTGAAAAGTACTCAAGGAGATCTTTCCTCTCTAACGTTAGATAACCAAGAAGGTAAAGAAAAACTCAGTGGTATTGTTGCTCAACTAGCATCAATCAAAAGTCACTTTGATAGTGAGCTAGGGCTATTGCAAGAAAATGCCGAATGGGAAAACTTTGTTATTGCATTTTTTGGTGAAACTAATGCTGGCAAAAGTACAATTATTGAGTCTCTTCGCATACTGTTTAATGAAGAATCTCGTCAAAACTTAATTAATTCAAACATTAATGATTTAAATGAAGCAAAGCAAACATTAGAAGAACATGTGAGGATTGTGAAAAGCTATATTGAACAGGTTGCACTAACACACGCTACACAATACCAATCTTTGCAAAATGAAGTTATTAAAATAACCGATATCATTCGACTAGAATCTTCCCAAAGAGTTAAGAAAAAAAATATTATTAGCCTTTTTATGGGAGCTTTTTTAGGAACTGGGTTAACTAGTTTGTGTTGGATTATGTTTAGAGGCTAATATGAATTTCGATACAGATGTTTCAATGGTCACGCCTTCTGGTACCCCAAAGATTAGTGGTGATGCAAAAAAATTAAATAAAAAAGATTTGGTAAATGAAACCTTTACGAAAATTGATTTGCTTGTTGACTCCTTCAAGGATGTTATTGATTCACATAGCATGATGTTTCGCACAGATGGAACTATCATTGGCACAGGTAAAGCTGACTTTACTCAGGGCAATACAACTTATGTGTTAAGTAATTCAGGTAAAAAATTTCATTTGATTGACGTTCCAGGAATTGAAGGTAACGAATCAAAATATGAAACGATGGTAAAACAAGCTGTAGCTAAAGCCCATTTGGTTTTTTATGTCAACGGAACTAATAAAAAGCCCGAAAAAGTTACAGCAGAAAAGATTAAAAGCTACTTAAACCGTGGCACACAGGTTTGCCCTTTATTAAACGTGAGGGGGAATGCTGACTCTTATGAATTTGAGGAAGATAGAATATCTCTGAGTAATGAGCATAACAATACAGGCCTATTGCAAACCACCGAGGTGTTAGAGCAATGTATTGGAAAAAAAAGGCTTTTACCAGCTTATTGTGTTCAAGGTTTATTAGCATTTTCTTCATTGGCTAAAACAGAGCAAAATATATCAACAATTCATTCCTCTAGACAAAATGACCTTATAATCCAACAACGAAACTTTCTTAAGCACTTTCATAAACATGAAGCCATGCAAGAATTTAGTGGCATTAAAAATATTGCTAATGTTTTAGAGAGTAAGGCTGCAACTTTTCGTGAAGACATCGTTGAAAGTAATAAAGAGAAAGTAAAAGAATTACTCAACGAAAAATCATCGATATTGAATAGCTTATTGTTTGATTACCGGTCTTTCTTTGAAAAAATTAAACCCGAATTCTCTGCTTGTGAAGCCTCTATCAATGATAAGTTCTACTTGTTTAAACAAAGTTTATGCAATGGGCGGCGAAACTTACTTGAGCAATTTTTTTCTAATCTTGCAAACAAGGCTGATGATATTGTTGAAGATAACTTTGGGGATGAAGACTCAATATCTAGGCAGTTAAAGCTAGC
This genomic stretch from Pseudoalteromonas translucida KMM 520 harbors:
- a CDS encoding GmrSD restriction endonuclease domain-containing protein codes for the protein MSDVNQVEQLSVRALFNKKTEYIIPIYQRNYAWGAPEIEQLIQDISDAAGLITQPGETVSVKQVKYYLGSLVVYQRTTHSQQSNVVYETIDGQQRHTTLSILLAYLKHRKVLDESDLAGLDINLTFDSRPKSSRALDDIYKGKSSGEAEEPNIHAALNIIQRYFKTKGLDTEAKIKQFCEYLLDNVTILKVVVPPQTDLNHYFEIMNNRGEQLEKHEVLKAKFMATLSNDEGRNCFSTIWDACSNMTRYTQMGFQSDLRKEVFGDNWQTMPKSFDVIQAKHTSKQQKQDAMTLREIIDNKTPSENTDDEEREKEERFGTVIDFSNFLLHVLKLMPEIKGVSLDDKKLLNAFISKDNGLKVEAKTFVYELLKYRILFDSYIIKPDQHNEKRKWSLQTLIANTSGTSTSSSYNNSFGKDQDTLNEKLRMILAMFHVSNPALVYKRWLNDALSILNRNVTQDADLSIDGEVYLTELERLSDRYFEEITVGQCLTFSDENQGVLHQGTGVQNFVFNRLDYLLWKRLSDGETFDGKGKKELGKHFDDFQFNFRTSVEHYFPQTDPSGASKMEDVDRFGNLCLISPSSNSRLSNYSPQDKKSFYRENNRAESLKQAIMMSYDDWGPVGLGRTNLKNHESAMLKVLSAIKI
- a CDS encoding MotA/TolQ/ExbB proton channel family protein gives rise to the protein MDILESLLRSFDTNVVSGAVLILMFFVFGSGLFYTKKARQVEFVQFVPTLLTTMGIFGTFLGIVLGLLEFNQNDIEASIPLLLAGLKTAFITSLAGIFLSLVFKTLSTFSFLKPKQPEDSISHATPEAILGAMQAQVAETKVLKEAIVGNEESTLFGQLKILRGDINDNAKTSINIAQEQAVKQQESFEAFSEKLWLKLQDFADTLSKSATEQVIEALKQVISDFNNNLTEQFGDNFKQLNEAVIKLVEWQENYKIQLKEMSDQYAHGVASISATESSVAHISEQSQIIPQSMGELKGVMEVNQHQLAELERHLEAFKDMRDKAVEAVPQIQKQVEATVNDISAAVTTASDHYKTLLTQSDDYIKTHVQTSNDLLDKFAHETEKGINSVGERLIESSDKIATEVDNAGTDFINRTSRTNESLQVSSDALSKNSKEIQYHLEGTVSDLNNHMRDMIEKLVDDAKDITSTMKQANQNLVTDTEQVRDTVVKSAEKLQQRLNEVIDDAATQQINQAKRTFDAMEDEVKKQVGMTGEAVDSQLKLIDTAMQQEINRVMNEMGKALAQVSGKFVDDYIKLTKAMNEVVSQRVM
- a CDS encoding OmpA family protein; translation: MEKIFGSQNTSQDSGDHWLTVSDLMAGLMVVFLFIAIVFMMITQKENDKIKDVAVAYQQNQVAIYEALESEFEKDLDKWGATIDKETLAFNFQSPDVLFANNETRLSDAYKEILNDFFPRYINVLAPFRDSLDEIRIEGHTSSVGLRGSTEAQAYFYNMRLSQGRTRSVLEYGYALMPNESDWIKANIAAVGFSSSRLIKENGVEDAARSRRVSFRAITNADIQIKRILEAQ
- a CDS encoding HNH endonuclease, with protein sequence MKLTVDFSALHRAVAPLGQVVTDFSITSDASELESIGSHLNQGMILGKDVQLDEIDGSNGVLNYDGHQVMLYIPDQGDDIEAVLSNGKLGRRIHVAECSTLELMRETGRFKRYDVINRVDGFFPVFGSSYRGGPNTEGEADLGVCKNCLKILNYKGYSTQSSQVKNQVFNSFSFEQFFEVYSSYFKSLPVNSKKSTSGYTSDWPSISAKLRSDLNYSCEQCGIDLKSEKRLLHTHHINGNKADNERDNLRVLCADCHKKQPHHDHIYVSNSDILKINQLRREQHKFDVFNYDNLRECADTALDGLLQKCESTRLPGAELGIVIQDKETFVSIDLCWPRRKVAVLINMSNSNILRKHGWTVFTAFDALNNFENFQRQIR